TTCTTCTCGTTAGCTTCTCTAACACTCTTCTTGCTTCTCCAACGTTCAAACTCGCTAGACCCTGCACTCGAATGCTGCGAATGCGACACCTTCCTCCCACCGTTACCACCACCATTGCTTCTAACTCTGATCTCATCCAACAACTGCTTCATCTCCCTATTCTCCTTCTCTGCATCCTCCAAGTCCTTCTTCATCCACAAACACATTCCCTTCAGCATCTGCAAATCCCTTCCCTTCTTATTATATTCATTCTCTTGCTTAGCTTCCTCAACAACCCTCTCTAACCCAATCTTGTTTACTGTCAAATACGGCATCTTCAACCCCCAATCCTCCGGGAAGTTCACTCCCCAACGCATATTCAACAGAAGCCCCTTCGTCACAGGCACCACTGTCCTAGCCATAACCGCAACACCAGCTGAAACGCCGCGTCGTTCACCGTTTCTGTTGTTCCTCTTCTCACTCTCAGGAACAAACACAGTTCCAGGGGTATCATTAATACGATcattgtggttgttgttgtcTCTGGCACCAAAAGGCTCCAGTTTCATCTCTTGCCAACCGGAAGAAGAACCATTACGATCGAGGGAAGCAGTGGCGAAATAGGGTTTGGTAGGTTCGGGAGGGGGAATAGCATCGGAGAAGACGGTTTTGTTGAGGGAGAAATGACCGAATTGGGGCTTGAGGTGGAGGAAGAAAGAGGGAAGAGGGGCGTAGGAAGGGGAGAGGGTGAAGCTGGCAGAGAACACCAGAGGGGAGTGGCGAGGGCACCCCATCAGCCCCAACCCGGATTTCAGGGAAAGAGAGAACGGGAGGGAAGCCGTGGCGGTGGAGGTGGCGGTGGGGAAGTAAGAGACCTTGAGGGACGGGCCTGACGGGAAGTTGGTGGAGAGCGAGAAGCAAAAGTCGGAACCCGAGGCGGTTGCGGAGGAGGAGGCGGTGATGGTAGAAAGGAATGGGTGGTTGAAGATGGTGATGGGTAACTTGGCCGTCATGTGGTGGTGGTTTTCATCTTGACCCTGAAACTTGAGGGACAGCTTCATGGTTGACTGAGCTGAGACCAAAAGAGTTAACGGTGAACCACAACCACCGTGCCGTTGGAGAgagaaactgagaaagatgATGAGGCTGGTGAGTTTGGGTCTTACGGTTACGAATCTGGTATCAGGGGCAAAGAAGACTTTTCCTCTCGTAACAAACTAACACCGCAGCATATTCTTCTAAGCAGGTTTCAACTTTTCCGAGTTCCatccctctccctctccctctccctctctgaCTCACTGAATCACAAATTCCtcatcaaaattcaaatggcAAGTGTTATTAATCTTTCAACTTCCATCTCCCTCCTCAAATCCGATCTGTGTTCTTCCAAACACATCGCCGACGTGGTGCTCCTTCACGCCAAGCCTCCAACAATATGGAAATCGCGACCACTCTGCCACCAACCCGCATCAATGAGCTTCACTCAAATTTCCTCCTCCAATGGCTTTCCACCTCTTGTTACGAATCAATTCCTCTCAATCATTCATTCACTTACTAAATCACCAACTAATTCATTtcctcttatttatttttttaataggaAGACAGCGACAGGTCAAACTCTCCCTTTGAGGTTCTCCCTGCTGATTACGGTGTCCACGTGGGAGCGGTGACTTCCGATTTACGCAGGAAAACTAAGATAGTGTGCACGATAGGTCCCGCTACCAGCTCCCGTGACATGATATGGAAGCTTGCCGAAACTGGAATGAACGTGGCGCGATTGAATATGTCCCATGGGGACCATGCATCGCACCAGAAGACCATTGATTTCGTTAAAGAATACAATGCTCAGTTTCAAGACAATGTTATAGCTATCATGCTTGACACCAAGGTTATTGCTATTTTGTGTATTGGATTTAGTTTTTGAATTTGGAACAAACCCTCAAACTGATTTTTGTTAGCAGGGTCCTGAAGTTAGGAGTGGGGATGTACCTCAGCCAATTTTACTCAAGGAAGGTCAAACATTCAATTTCACCATTAGGAGGGGTGTCTCCACTGAAGACACTGTCAGTGTCAATTATGATGACTTTGTCAATGATGTTGAGGTTGGAGACATATTACTCGTTGATGGTAAGTCAAGTCCGGTTGCCTATTTCAATATGTCAGTGTTACTGTGTAGAAGATTATGATCTCATCAGGTTGTAATTTTAGGGGGAATGATGTCTCTTGCTGTTAAGTCAAAGACAAATGACTCAGTTAAATGTGAAGTGATTGATGGTGGAGAATTGAAATCTAGGCGTCATTTGAATGTCCGGGGAAAAAGTGCAACACTTCCTTCCATAACTGGTACAATTCAGTTATTCTATTATTCACTTTTAGATACTCACAAGATGGATgcatttcaaaattttatgttGCTTTGCCATGTGCTTTAACATCAGAGAAGGATTGGGAAGATATCAAGTTTGGGGTAGACAATCAAGTAGATTTTTATGCTGTCTCATTTGTCAAGGATGCAAGAGTGGTTCATGAGTTAAAAGACTACCTCAAaagtaattttttctttttcttgcctgTCTTATCTCCTGTCTCTAGGTGTGAGCATTTATGTGTATGCATTTTGTCTTTCTCTGCGTAGCATTGCTTCTCTTTATGAGCTAAATCACTGTTAACCTTTTGTATAGGTCATAATGCTGATATACATGTGATTGTAAAAATTGAAAGTGCGGATTCTATACCAAATCTTCATTCAATACTTTCAGCTTCAGATGGGGTTTGTTTCTTGAAGGCTGAACTTCCATTGTGGAGATTTCGTATCTTTAATAATATCTTCCGGATAAAAAGGACTGAAATCTATGTGATGTTGGAGATAATTTATTTGCCTGCACTtttcatttattgttttttttttgtccaTGTTGTTTGTGTGTGTAATATCTTCAATGATTTTTATTTTGCAGGCCATGGTTGCTCGTGGTGACCTTGGAGCTGAACTTCCAATTGAGGAAGTTCCTTTACTGCAGGTAAAAAGATGATATTTACGCCATTTTGCTCAAAGTTTGTGAGATGTACATTAGCTTTTCTGGATATTGTCTATGACAATAGTTATTGCTTTGTTGCATCATATATCTATTCAGAGATGCAGTGTTTAGTGGAAGTGGGAAAGCCTAATAAAATTAAACCAACTTCACTAGGTGTTATGAGTTTCAGTTTGTTCATGCTAATAGTTTTAGCCATTTGCATCAATTTAGGAAAGCCTTTCTGCTGCTGGTTGGAAGTTCTATATGGCTATATTTTGCTAGAATGACcacatttttctctttttattgaGGAAGTGAAGATTATGTTTAATTCTGATTTCCATGTTGTTCATTCCTATTTGCCAATAAAACAGGAGGATATCATAAGAAGATGTCATGGTATGCAAAAGCCGGTTATTGTGGCAACAAATATGCTTGAAAGCATGATTGCTCATCCTACACCAACAAGGGCAGAAGTGTCAGACATTGCAATTGCCGTAAGAGAAGGTACAGATGCCATCATGCTTTCTGGAGAAACTGCTCATGGAAAGTGAGTGTGCTTTCCTTTGTTGATCTTGGTTCcttgatgtttttttttattggcTATTAGAACTTATTTCAATATTCATTTGTGAAGTGTAATGGTTGTAGAGAATAGGAAGGCAATACTAAAAGCTAAGCCCTGTCCTTGAATGTGAAAAATACCTTTGATGGTTACAAAACCATGCTTTTCATCCAgtttataatttatatgtttGTAGATTATGTAAATATTATAGAACTCCTTTCTGTATCAAGATTTTCCCCCCATaagtctttaaaattttatgacAAGGTATTGCTCTTTGTCTTTTGTGCTGAACATTTTTCATTTGATGTAGCTGTTGTCCAAAATTTTTAGTCTAATAATGTCTGTTTTAAGATGATTGCTGCTGTTTCAGATATCCATTGAAAGCTGTTAAAGTTATGCACTCGGTGGCTTTAAGGACTGAATCAAGTATTCAGAATAGTGAAGCTTATCCAGGAAACTTAAGTCCGCATAAAGTATGTGCTTTCTTCGgggaaaaaaaattagtctCCTCGTAAATTATGTGTGCACagttggagcttagtttcatatATTGTAGAAGATTTATTGCTATAGATTTTATCAATCATGTCCAAAAGTCTTAACTCTTAATTAATGTGTGTGTAATTTTTTGCAGAGCCGTATGGGAGAAATGTTTGCTTTCCACTCGACAACTATGTCTAATACTCTTAATGCTCCTATCATTGTTTTTACCAGAACAGGATCCATGGCTATTCTTTTGAGCCATTATAGGCCTTACTCGACAATCTTTGCGTTCACAAATCAGTGAGTAATTACAGAATAGTAGCATGTGTATGTtgctttatttaattttaattttttgtgcCCATTTCAAATAGGTAAAATATATGGACTTCATATATACGTATAACCAGAGCTCATTTTTTGTTGAACTCTGCTGTTGCATTCATGATGTCCTTTCAGGAGTGATAGTAATTTtcaatgattttgaaaatagaatgGTCAAGCatctctctatccttgtttCCCAATCTCAATTCTCAAGTACTGAACATATCATTCAGTCTAAGcgttatatcatattttcattGTATGACAAATAAGGATAATATTTTGGTCCAGGTTTTATCTTGTATAATTTTCATCTGCCATGATATTCTTTTAGTGTTCAATCAATCTTGTTCAATCCCCGATAAAATAATTATCTACTTATTGAGTATTTGGGGGGTTGCTGTTATTCATAGAGAACGGATTAAGCAGAGGTTGGCACTTTATCATGGGGTCATGCCCATATTCATGCAATTTTCAAATGATGCAGAGGAGACCTTCTCTAGAGCCATTAAGCTTCTCCTGGTGAGGAATATCTCCATCATTTGCACTCACATTTATGTATGATAATTGATAGGTTTTCTTGCAAATGTTGCTGAAAAAGCTCCGTGTTTCAGAGTAAGGGTCATTTGCTCGAGGGACAGCATGTTACCCTTGTTCAAAGTGGAGCACAACCAATCTGGCGTGAGGAATCCACGCACCACATACAAGTTCGTAAGGTTCAAGGATAAGATTTTTCTTTGCAGGTTCTTTTGTTCTCAAGACTGGACAAAAAGTTTTGGCTATCTTGTAAGTTGTATCTAGTTCTGTTTACTTTGAATCATAGGTTATGCATATGTCAAATTTGTAGCCAGTAATACAAGTTGCTTTATTCTGTTCTTTGTAAATGATCTAGAAAGAGCTGTGTACAGTACCAAATGGTTCAAACCTGAAATAATGCATGTACATTCAATTAGCCTAATTATAATGTATTAGAAGGCCCTTACGGAATTTCTCTCTTTTGAACTTTTTTATTGCCTTAATTAGTGGATTATCCATTGTTTGAAAGTCGAGTTCCAGACATTAAGGACAAAAATTGAGATTATACATGTCACTACATCTTTAGCAATGGAACATACAAATGAGAAAGAAGGGAAGCTTTTGAGGACCCAAAAACACTCTATTGCCtcataaaaatttagtttgTACACAACTATGGCTTCAAGAAAGTGAACTGAAAATCAGTAGGGTTCAATAAAAGAGCGAGTTCCCATTGTATTAGAGTCGGAGACTCGCGTGCTGATTAGAAGGGCTTCTCTTACTGCAAACAAGCAAAACTTTTCTTCCAGTAGCAAGTAGCAACTATAACCAAGGTTATATAGACTAGTTTCTCCATTCTTTCTCTTATTAACATATATTGTTACCATTGCCTTTGAATTATGTCCCTGGAAAATTAGACTTTGAAACTACTTGCCTCATCATGCTCTTCACATTTCCCTTCCAGTTGGATACACTTGTACCACTTTGCACATGCAATATAAGCGATCAAGTCCATAGATGTCAAGACCGCTAAGAGAAAGTAAAACCTATCTAGGTGGCCTCTGTTGAGGTTTCCAGGGATCCACCCAGGCATGTGATCCTCAGTGGATATCTTCATAACCATGCTTACAAGTAAGCTACTGACATAGTTCCCAAGGGAGATGGATGTCATGCAAAGTGCACTTCCAAAGCTCTTTAAGCCATCAGGTGTTTGAGCATTGAAGAACTCTAACTGGCCTACATACATAAACACTTCAGAAGCTCCTATAAATGCATACTGAGGGATTTGCCAGAAGATGCTTAGAGAGCTTGTGCCATTGCAGTGGATGCATCCTGGTTTGGCATACCTAAGCCTATAGCATTCAACTAACCCGGCAGAAACCATTGCTAGTACAGCTATGACAAGTCCGACTCCCATTCTTTGAAGTTCAGTAAGACCCTTAGAGTCTGACTTCTTAAGTTTTCCCACAAACGGATCAAGAACTCGAcggtaaaagaaaatgaagacaGCTACACTGAGGATATCAAAGCTTGACATGCTAGCCGGTGGTATTCTGAAATGAGAAATAGTGGTTTTCATGGCTGCACCTTGTTCCACAAAAAGAGAAGCCATTTGTGTGAAAACCACTGAGTATATTATGGTGCAAAGCCAAATTGGAAGAAGTCTCAGTATGCATTTAACTTCTTCAACCTGACTTATAGGACAGAGGTGCCAAGGGTTGTAAAGGGAATTCTTTTGGTCCTCTAGATCTCTTGAGGATATATATGCTGCCCTATCCAAGAACCTGCAATACAGAGAAATGACAAATTTATCAAATCATCATTTCTCAATAGAATCATGAACGACATACTGACAGTCTTTTTTATTTAGTAACCTATGCCATGGTCTTAGCAAAATGGTTACATGAATGCAGGAATGCAAACTTGGAGATTCGAAGTATAAAGTATGAGCATCTACCCATGAACAATAGTATCTAATGTACTAGTCTACTACTTACTTGAACCCGTGAGTGTAGAGAATCTTTCTGTTGCTGTTGGTGGCAGAATCTATTGTATGCTTATCATATAACTCCTCTTCATTTGATGGCATTTGGACTTTCCATTTCCTTGATGCAGCAACAAGAACTTGGCAAAATCTGGAGAGAGGGTTGCCACTGGGCTTGAAGTGCCTATACCTTGGTGTGCCTACAAGGAACAAAATAAGTGCGGCTAAGGCAGAGCCTGCAGATACCCAGAACCCAAGTGCCCACATTCCTTCATCTTCAAAATAGCCTAGAATGGTGTTTGAGAAGAGGGAGCCAAGGTTCAAAGCCAGGTAGAAATAGCTAAAAAATGCCACCTTTGAGGGACCCTCCTTTGAATGCTCCTCATCAAACTGATCTGCCCCAAATGTGGCAATATTGGGTTGATAGCCTCCATTGCCCAAGGCGATGAGATAGATTGAAAGGTAGAACATCCCCATCTCCAACCTTGAATGTTTCCCACATTGAACCAATTCATTCCCACAACCTTTAGGCTTAACCAAGAAGAGGTATGATGATAGGGATAAGGATGATAGACCCTATAACAAGCCAGAAGAAGATTTTTCTTTTAGTGATAAAGGAATGTTCTAAGATCTAGGAAGAGGAAAAACAAGAGAGAGTTTGTAGGTATACTTACGAGTACAAAGATGACTTGAAAAACAGCACAAGTTTTGTATCTTCCCCAGTAAGAATCACTTAGGAAAGCACCCACGAGAGAGAAGATGTAAACAGTCCCAGTCCACTTGCTCACATTGTTTGCTGCTTCAGCATTGTTTTGTCCTACCACCCTTGTCAGGAACAGCACCAGGTTCACTCCAACTCCAAAGAATGCAAGGGTTGCCAGACCTTGGTTCACTGATACATACAACTCTCAGTCAGGGTCATATTCCTTCATTTTATATGCTTATGTACATGCATTATATAAACTCATGATAAGTATCTATGGCAGTATCCTCGATTCTCGTGTAACTTATCACGAAAGCGACGGACTTCTACAAAGGCAGTGAATCAAATCACTTAAGATCACTAATAGCTGAAGTTCCTTTTGATAATTAAAGCCTGCACAGCACATAtaaattccttttttttttctttcccatTTTTAGATAACATCGTTATGCCTTACCATGATTTTCTAAATATTAATTGTACTTTGAGTTGACATTCATGTTTAtcactttaattttaattttttttttaacatttcaATCCAAAGTgatattacttttatttttgtctccatGTAGATGTTCTGTTTCAGTGTTTCACTTAATTAATAGTTATTTGAAAGTGTGTGTTATAAATAATCAACTGGAGTGAGGACCCTTCACAGATGGTGGAAAATGATGTGTAAAGATTCCTGAAACGTGAATCAGTTCACATTAGTATATAGTAACAGGGAAGTTGATCCTGTGCACGTGAAATCTTATTCTAAAATGGATCAAGAACTACTGTGATAACACATTAGCACCTCTATCAGCTTTTCCTAGGATTATTGCATTGCCACCAATAAAGCATTATGTAGCACCGCCAAACATGTTAATGTATATtagaaattatattattttattataataaaataataataattttgggTTATATAGGGTTCGTCTTTATAGAGCAGACACTTTTAGGttgtatttgattttaaaaaatacaaaaatgagaaacacaaaatttaaaattttggtattttgtttgataataaattaaaataaattataaaaaatttaataaaaataataaaaaaataaattatattttttattagtatattatattttttgttaaaataaatataaaatatattaatttaatatttttaaatacaatatttctatttatattttatctattaaacataattttatatttttatattcataaTTCAATATCCTATATCTATAAACAAAGGCAGTCTCGTGCCTTTGTCCTTAGTAACGAATGGCTTCACCGCCTCATGGACGATATAACACTTCGAAGGCTGGTTTTGTGAAAAGAAATAATTTCTTTTACAAAAAGATATATGTGCTTTTATAAGTTATGTTCATATTATGATTCATGAACCTACTTTCTGTCGTGGACGACGAATGTGTCACCTTGTTCCTAGTAGAACACGTTTGTGCATaatctttctattttctaaACCCAAAAATCATTTTGAACATTAATTGCCGGCATAGGTACCTAATTGATTTGTCTCTCTACATTATTATCTAATggtatataataaaaaagaatcaTATATTTAAAATCTGTATAAATATTCAATTTTATTAAAGTATCAATATAAACCCAAGAGGCAATGATTTCTGACGTGCAATAGCgtaaattgtaaaaaaaaaaaatgtaaaaattaaCCCAAAATTTGGATTCATTAGTTGCAGGATTGTGACCTGTGCCAATTTTCCTTGAATCCTTGCATGTAGATATATAGAACGACGGCTTATATAAAAAAGCAAAACTACTTAGCCACTATAGCAATAACAATGTGAGTGTTACTCACGTGCTCCTTTCGAGTATGCTTCTAATATAAGTGAGCACATATGCATCGTGACACGTGGCAAGGACACAACCCATGCAAAGTCGTGGTGACAGGCAAAGGTTACGTGTCAGTAACATACTCATGGTATTGctcttattttaatttgtatcgTTTATAATAACTTATAAACTTAGCGTGGAGACAAAAGCCTCCATCAATTAACTTAATACATCACTACTCTTTCTTCCTTCGCCTCACGCTCCCCCTCAGTTACGTTCTTTTGGATTTtgcattcatcttcttcctcatcCATCATGACTATGTTCAGTACAGTGTACTTATCACTAACTGATAAGATCACTTAAGCCTTTGTTTATTTTCTGATAACATAtctataatatatttaattaaattaatataatatgtACTAATATTTCAACTATCATCTTTTCTTACTAAACTAAACATAACATAATTATATGAGTTGAAagttgttaaaaaatttaacatatttaattaaactactaacataatatatatcatcttaattatcatttttaaataAAGATCTCTTTATATAAAAGTATCTTCATCTATATATGCATAAAGGTTTATCCGTTTATCACAAACTATTATCATATACGTGTTATGTATTTGTATTTGCATGTGTACTATACTGTATGTGTCGGAAGTagctttttaattattatttacctctcaacaaaataaataatagtaattaattaagaagaaataatgaaataaaTGTGAAGCTTACAGAGAATGATAATTCCAGCAAGCCATGTTCCAGATTTGGTTCTGATAGCAGGACGGCCATGCAAATCCACACTCCCATCAAGAGTCAATTCTTCTTGctcctcatcatcattcaacTTTCCCTTAATATATAGACACACCTTTTAATTAAGTTTCTTAAGAATCAATTGAAATAATGTTATGCTTTTTCTATATGAAACTTAGACTCACCTCTAACTCTAAGCAAGCCATTGATATGATTGATATGATGATCACAAACAAGTTTAGTTTGATTCAAAAAAGAAATGCAGGGGAATGAAGAGTGAGGGGGGAGAGAGGAGGGTATGGTATTAGTTGATTGTAGTAATGTTACATAAGAAAATGAAAGAGTGTGATGCTATAAATAGGGGAAGTATGGATCTCATGGACGGTCCTGATTTCATGTTGTGATACAGTGGGGACATCCACTCTACACAATCACATGGAacatataacaataaaaaaaattagttcaaacactctaaaattatttattaaaataatatgtataattttaaataggtttaattattttattagtcactatagttttgtaaaatttttaattaggtccttatactttttttttttaattgggtatttgtaccaattttttttttcaattgagtttctacacttttttttcttttatttgagttcttccaccaattttttttaattagattcctATATAATTAAGTCAATTACTACTAAAagagacctaattgaaaaaaaaaatggtacaagaacctaattaaaagaaaaaaaaaatatcgatacctaattaaaaattttacaaaactataggaccaacaaaataattaaatctttaaatataataaatatataattataaaattatggaggttatattaaaagaaatttaaatattgtaaTATTACCGATATGTAATCATCCAAAACTccataaacttttttttttctgatttgCAATTTgacaaattatttttgttttcatgcCCCAATAGAAATACTAAGTTATGATAATTGTAGTACTTGATGTAACgtcttctttcaatttttttttaagaataaaatatgtTGACATGATCTTGCATTATCCCTAACCTAGCTAGGTCtatatataattgaaaaaaatgtaAACCAACCAACCGATAATAAAACCTATCAATGGAGAATTGAAGATGAAATTTATTTggttttgatatatatatatatatatatatatatacacaagggattgttctattatttttttaattgataagTTTTTAATTTATCGAATTAAAAAATACcgtacaaaaaaaaaaaaaatacactattatttttcttttcatttttattcatCGGTCGTTCTCTTTCTATCTTCTCCATAATAATCAAATCATGATGCAAGCTAGTAGGTGAGAGAATTCAGAATTGTGATGTAGGATGCATATGTTCGCTAATTTGATATTCTTGATAGTTTTCAAGAGCTTCATTTTCACATTTTTAATTTGAAGCTTGATGTACTCATTAATTAACCATACATATAAACATCATTAATAAGTATCTGGTGCAATATAAATTCAAGGAGCATGGAATAATAATCAAACCAAGAGAATATATTTCATGCGAATATTGATCTAGCAAGTTTgtcatatatatttaattaaacaaattttttccaccacaaaataaaagaaaaaaaattctaatgGTTATTTGTATTATTCCAGGTATCTAGGGTTAATATTATTGCTCCGTTTGTAGCTTACATGCCTAATacgaataatatatatattatgtgtgtgtgAGATGTATGTGCTTACTTAGAGTGAGCTCACAAGAATCACAATAAAATGGATGAATAGTGCAATATTCCcgagaataaataataaacatacatatatatgtataatcACATTTTTCTGCTATGATTTTGTTTGTTGTAATATCTTTAGCTCTATTATTATAGGGATATGATTCCAATATTCGGCATATATATGCTTAATTATTAAATTCGTCGACAAAAATTAAACAAGCTAAGGGGTTTAGAATTGGAAGTTATTTCTTCCCCTAGTGGGAACAATAATGCATAGCACCGATTGAGCATAATATTGAAAATTGATTATATATGAATATATGTTGACCTAATAATCGATATCCCCTCAAGTTGTTGGGACCTTATTTGACACCTCGTAAATTAGGGGTGTACATGATCCAACTTAATTTGAAGATTTATTTTAGATTCGAATATTTTAGGACTAATTTAGTGTGATTTTATTGTGTTTAAGATTGGATAAGAATCCTAAAAATAGATCTGGTTATTATTTAAGATCGAATTTGAGTCAAGATGAACCCAACTTCACCCGACTCATGTGCATTCTGGAAGGACTAGAAAAAGTAAATatattttaacttaattttaatattatgttatattaattataagcttattatt
The genomic region above belongs to Arachis stenosperma cultivar V10309 chromosome 5, arast.V10309.gnm1.PFL2, whole genome shotgun sequence and contains:
- the LOC130979355 gene encoding pyruvate kinase isozyme G, chloroplastic isoform X3; this translates as MASVINLSTSISLLKSDLCSSKHIADVVLLHAKPPTIWKSRPLCHQPASMSFTQISSSNGFPPLEDSDRSNSPFEVLPADYGVHVGAVTSDLRRKTKIVCTIGPATSSRDMIWKLAETGMNVARLNMSHGDHASHQKTIDFVKEYNAQFQDNVIAIMLDTKGPEVRSGDVPQPILLKEGQTFNFTIRRGVSTEDTVSVNYDDFVNDVEVGDILLVDGGMMSLAVKSKTNDSVKCEVIDGGELKSRRHLNVRGKSATLPSITEKDWEDIKFGVDNQVDFYAVSFVKDARVVHELKDYLKSHNADIHVIVKIESADSIPNLHSILSASDGVCFLKAELPLWRFRIFNNIFRIKRTEIYAMVARGDLGAELPIEEVPLLQEDIIRRCHGMQKPVIVATNMLESMIAHPTPTRAEVSDIAIAVREGTDAIMLSGETAHGKYPLKAVKVMHSVALRTESSIQNSEAYPGNLSPHKSRMGEMFAFHSTTMSNTLNAPIIVFTRTGSMAILLSHYRPYSTIFAFTNQFSCKCC
- the LOC130979355 gene encoding pyruvate kinase isozyme G, chloroplastic isoform X2 translates to MASVINLSTSISLLKSDLCSSKHIADVVLLHAKPPTIWKSRPLCHQPASMSFTQISSSNGFPPLEDSDRSNSPFEVLPADYGVHVGAVTSDLRRKTKIVCTIGPATSSRDMIWKLAETGMNVARLNMSHGDHASHQKTIDFVKEYNAQFQDNVIAIMLDTKGPEVRSGDVPQPILLKEGQTFNFTIRRGVSTEDTVSVNYDDFVNDVEVGDILLVDGGMMSLAVKSKTNDSVKCEVIDGGELKSRRHLNVRGKSATLPSITEKDWEDIKFGVDNQVDFYAVSFVKDARVVHELKDYLKSHNADIHVIVKIESADSIPNLHSILSASDGAMVARGDLGAELPIEEVPLLQEDIIRRCHGMQKPVIVATNMLESMIAHPTPTRAEVSDIAIAVREGTDAIMLSGETAHGKYPLKAVKVMHSVALRTESSIQNSEAYPGNLSPHKSRMGEMFAFHSTTMSNTLNAPIIVFTRTGSMAILLSHYRPYSTIFAFTNQERIKQRLALYHGVMPIFMQFSNDAEETFSRAIKLLLSKGHLLEGQHVTLVQSGAQPIWREESTHHIQVRKVQG
- the LOC130979357 gene encoding uncharacterized protein LOC130979357, with the protein product MKLSLKFQGQDENHHHMTAKLPITIFNHPFLSTITASSSATASGSDFCFSLSTNFPSGPSLKVSYFPTATSTATASLPFSLSLKSGLGLMGCPRHSPLVFSASFTLSPSYAPLPSFFLHLKPQFGHFSLNKTVFSDAIPPPEPTKPYFATASLDRNGSSSGWQEMKLEPFGARDNNNHNDRINDTPGTVFVPESEKRNNRNGERRGVSAGVAVMARTVVPVTKGLLLNMRWGVNFPEDWGLKMPYLTVNKIGLERVVEEAKQENEYNKKGRDLQMLKGMCLWMKKDLEDAEKENREMKQLLDEIRVRSNGGGNGGRKVSHSQHSSAGSSEFERWRSKKSVREANEKKEAPSPPPPKQSVASDVESELQKAIQAAAAAAASS
- the LOC130979354 gene encoding protein NRT1/ PTR FAMILY 7.3-like — translated: MACLELEGKLNDDEEQEELTLDGSVDLHGRPAIRTKSGTWLAGIIILLNQGLATLAFFGVGVNLVLFLTRVVGQNNAEAANNVSKWTGTVYIFSLVGAFLSDSYWGRYKTCAVFQVIFVLGLSSLSLSSYLFLVKPKGCGNELVQCGKHSRLEMGMFYLSIYLIALGNGGYQPNIATFGADQFDEEHSKEGPSKVAFFSYFYLALNLGSLFSNTILGYFEDEGMWALGFWVSAGSALAALILFLVGTPRYRHFKPSGNPLSRFCQVLVAASRKWKVQMPSNEEELYDKHTIDSATNSNRKILYTHGFKFLDRAAYISSRDLEDQKNSLYNPWHLCPISQVEEVKCILRLLPIWLCTIIYSVVFTQMASLFVEQGAAMKTTISHFRIPPASMSSFDILSVAVFIFFYRRVLDPFVGKLKKSDSKGLTELQRMGVGLVIAVLAMVSAGLVECYRLRYAKPGCIHCNGTSSLSIFWQIPQYAFIGASEVFMYVGQLEFFNAQTPDGLKSFGSALCMTSISLGNYVSSLLVSMVMKISTEDHMPGWIPGNLNRGHLDRFYFLLAVLTSMDLIAYIACAKWYKCIQLEGKCEEHDEASSFKV
- the LOC130979355 gene encoding pyruvate kinase isozyme G, chloroplastic isoform X1, producing the protein MASVINLSTSISLLKSDLCSSKHIADVVLLHAKPPTIWKSRPLCHQPASMSFTQISSSNGFPPLEDSDRSNSPFEVLPADYGVHVGAVTSDLRRKTKIVCTIGPATSSRDMIWKLAETGMNVARLNMSHGDHASHQKTIDFVKEYNAQFQDNVIAIMLDTKGPEVRSGDVPQPILLKEGQTFNFTIRRGVSTEDTVSVNYDDFVNDVEVGDILLVDGGMMSLAVKSKTNDSVKCEVIDGGELKSRRHLNVRGKSATLPSITEKDWEDIKFGVDNQVDFYAVSFVKDARVVHELKDYLKSHNADIHVIVKIESADSIPNLHSILSASDGVCFLKAELPLWRFRIFNNIFRIKRTEIYAMVARGDLGAELPIEEVPLLQEDIIRRCHGMQKPVIVATNMLESMIAHPTPTRAEVSDIAIAVREGTDAIMLSGETAHGKYPLKAVKVMHSVALRTESSIQNSEAYPGNLSPHKSRMGEMFAFHSTTMSNTLNAPIIVFTRTGSMAILLSHYRPYSTIFAFTNQERIKQRLALYHGVMPIFMQFSNDAEETFSRAIKLLLSKGHLLEGQHVTLVQSGAQPIWREESTHHIQVRKVQG